Proteins from a genomic interval of Rhizobium etli CFN 42:
- a CDS encoding ABC transporter ATP-binding protein, which produces MAFLEISGLRKRFGAVDILKGIDLELEKGGFLVLVGPSGCGKSTLLNTIAGLETITSGDIRIDGRAVNGLHPSKRDIAMVFQSYALYPNMTVAGNIAFGMEMRGVPPQERKQAIDKVAKVLQIGHLLDRKPSQLSGGQRQRVAMGRALVRDPKLFLFDEPLSNLDAKLRVDMRIEIKRLHQATGKTIVYVTHDQIEAMTLATKIAVMKDGIVQQFGTPAEIYNNPANIFVADFMGSPAMNLVKASVENGAGGLAVSLERPNAAPLRLPVTTTGNGLSSYAGRQVIFGIRPEALTDPDGADRNARSLTEGDCLIEVVEPAGSDTFAVTKLGGKEVVARLRADAGIAPGQNTRLAFNLDKAVFFDPETQARIA; this is translated from the coding sequence ATGGCCTTCCTGGAAATCTCCGGTCTCAGAAAACGCTTCGGCGCCGTCGACATCCTCAAGGGGATCGACCTCGAACTCGAAAAGGGCGGCTTCCTGGTGCTGGTCGGCCCGTCCGGCTGCGGCAAGTCGACCCTGCTCAACACCATCGCCGGGCTGGAGACGATCACCTCGGGCGACATCCGGATCGACGGCCGCGCCGTCAACGGCCTGCATCCTTCCAAGCGCGACATTGCCATGGTGTTCCAGTCCTATGCGCTCTATCCGAACATGACGGTAGCGGGCAACATCGCCTTCGGCATGGAGATGCGCGGTGTGCCGCCGCAAGAGCGCAAGCAGGCGATCGACAAGGTCGCCAAGGTGCTGCAGATCGGTCACCTGCTCGACCGCAAGCCGAGCCAGCTGTCCGGCGGCCAGCGCCAGCGCGTCGCCATGGGCCGGGCGCTGGTGCGCGATCCCAAGCTCTTCCTGTTCGACGAGCCGCTCTCCAATCTCGACGCCAAGCTGCGCGTCGACATGCGCATCGAGATCAAGCGGCTGCATCAGGCGACCGGCAAGACCATCGTCTACGTCACCCACGACCAGATCGAGGCGATGACGCTGGCGACCAAGATCGCCGTGATGAAGGACGGCATCGTCCAGCAGTTCGGCACCCCGGCCGAGATCTACAACAATCCCGCCAACATCTTCGTCGCCGACTTCATGGGCTCGCCCGCCATGAACCTGGTCAAGGCCTCGGTCGAGAACGGCGCCGGCGGCCTGGCGGTGTCGCTCGAGCGGCCGAATGCCGCCCCGCTCAGGCTGCCCGTCACGACAACCGGCAACGGCCTTTCCTCCTATGCCGGCCGCCAGGTGATCTTCGGCATCCGCCCGGAAGCGCTGACCGACCCCGACGGCGCCGACCGCAATGCCCGCTCGCTCACCGAAGGCGACTGCCTGATCGAGGTCGTCGAACCCGCCGGCTCCGACACCTTCGCCGTCACCAAGCTCGGCGGCAAGGAAGTCGTCGCCCGCCTGCGGGCCGATGCCGGCATCGCCCCAGGCCAGAACACTCGCCTCGCCTTCAATCTCGACAAGGCGGTGTTCTTCGATCCGGAAACACAGGCACGCATCGCGTGA
- a CDS encoding carbohydrate ABC transporter permease — translation MSTVATTDPVLTPRQATPVSLRGRLQDALPKIVLAPSFVITLVFVYGFIVWTAYLSFTNSKTFPSYQLTGARAYQRLWRWTFESDPPSSWYTSITNMAIFGFLYVGICLALGLLLAILLDQKIRGEGLLRPIFLYPMALSFIVTGVAWKWFLDPGLGLEQTLHHFGWTSFHFDWIKNKDFVIYTVVIAGVWQASGFVMAMFLAGLRGIDGEIMKAAQIDGASPLQLYRRIVIPLLRPIFLSAFIVLAHMAIKSYDLVVALTSGGPGGSAWLPSNFMYEYTFKRNEMAVGSASAIIMLMTISAIIVPYLYSELKEKAR, via the coding sequence ATGAGCACAGTTGCGACCACCGATCCGGTTCTGACGCCGCGACAAGCGACGCCGGTCTCGCTGCGGGGCCGGCTGCAGGATGCGCTGCCGAAGATCGTGCTGGCGCCGAGCTTCGTCATCACGCTCGTCTTCGTCTACGGCTTCATCGTCTGGACGGCCTATCTGTCCTTCACCAATTCCAAGACCTTCCCCTCCTATCAGCTGACCGGCGCACGTGCCTATCAGCGGCTGTGGCGCTGGACCTTCGAGAGCGACCCGCCATCCTCCTGGTACACCTCGATCACCAATATGGCGATCTTCGGCTTTCTCTATGTCGGCATCTGCCTGGCGCTCGGCCTGCTGCTTGCCATCCTGCTCGACCAGAAGATCCGCGGCGAGGGACTATTGCGGCCGATCTTCCTCTATCCGATGGCGCTGTCCTTCATCGTCACCGGCGTGGCCTGGAAATGGTTCCTCGATCCCGGTCTCGGGCTGGAGCAGACGCTGCACCACTTCGGCTGGACGAGCTTCCACTTCGACTGGATCAAGAACAAGGACTTCGTCATCTACACCGTCGTCATTGCCGGCGTCTGGCAGGCCTCGGGCTTCGTCATGGCGATGTTTTTGGCCGGCCTTCGCGGCATCGACGGCGAGATCATGAAGGCGGCGCAGATCGACGGCGCCTCGCCCTTGCAGCTTTATCGCCGCATCGTCATTCCGCTGTTGCGGCCGATCTTTCTCTCCGCCTTCATCGTGCTCGCCCATATGGCGATCAAGTCCTACGACCTGGTCGTGGCGCTGACCTCGGGCGGGCCGGGCGGCTCGGCCTGGCTGCCGTCCAACTTCATGTATGAATATACCTTCAAGCGCAACGAGATGGCCGTCGGCTCGGCCAGCGCCATCATCATGCTGATGACCATCTCGGCGATCATCGTGCCCTATCTCTATTCCGAACTGAAGGAGAAGGCCCGATGA
- a CDS encoding Gfo/Idh/MocA family protein → MSEVKVAVLGASGWMGKVHTMAYQTFPHFFGVSDGTARIVALVDSNPDVAQDIGNRAPGARIYQDWKLAVADPEVDLIDICLPDHLHYPVAKAALLAGKHVYCEKPLANTADDARELAEIAREKGVITRVGHAFPRNPVHDLAKEIIESGEIGEIKLFRGCQHVDMYGDPTAPFMWRADGKLAPTGIVGDTGSHIFSFMDFLVGRVSSLIADNLIVTPRRPIVEGLAYGEQVKLSGNEAWADITNPDATNLLCRFENSAAGIVDFSRVATGRKFMQTYEVYGTKGSIAYTYDEINRLRFYSNDDSTGRRGFREIDVGPENPTFRAFLPLPNFGIGYNESKIIEVAEVIRSIVADKPMWPTFDTGHHICQIVDACMESSRQRRWVDIPLN, encoded by the coding sequence ATGTCTGAAGTGAAAGTTGCAGTGCTTGGCGCCTCGGGCTGGATGGGAAAGGTCCACACGATGGCCTATCAGACCTTTCCGCATTTCTTCGGCGTGTCGGACGGAACGGCGCGGATCGTGGCGCTTGTCGACAGCAACCCTGACGTAGCGCAGGATATCGGCAACAGGGCGCCGGGGGCCAGGATCTATCAGGATTGGAAGCTGGCGGTCGCCGATCCCGAAGTTGATCTGATCGATATCTGTCTGCCTGATCATCTGCACTATCCGGTAGCCAAGGCCGCCCTGCTGGCCGGCAAACATGTCTATTGCGAGAAACCGCTGGCAAACACCGCCGATGATGCGCGGGAGCTGGCCGAGATCGCCAGAGAAAAGGGTGTCATTACGCGTGTCGGACACGCCTTCCCCCGCAACCCCGTTCATGATCTGGCGAAAGAGATCATAGAATCCGGTGAAATCGGCGAGATCAAGCTGTTTCGTGGTTGCCAGCACGTCGACATGTATGGGGATCCCACAGCGCCCTTCATGTGGCGCGCCGATGGCAAGCTCGCGCCGACCGGAATCGTCGGCGACACCGGTTCGCACATCTTCAGCTTCATGGATTTCCTCGTCGGCCGCGTCAGCTCGCTGATCGCCGACAATCTCATTGTCACTCCGCGCCGGCCGATCGTCGAGGGTCTTGCCTATGGCGAGCAGGTGAAACTGTCAGGTAACGAGGCATGGGCCGATATCACCAATCCCGACGCGACGAACCTTTTGTGCCGGTTCGAAAACAGCGCCGCCGGCATCGTCGACTTCAGCCGCGTCGCCACCGGCCGCAAATTCATGCAGACCTACGAAGTCTATGGAACGAAAGGCAGCATCGCCTATACCTATGACGAGATAAACCGGCTCCGTTTTTACTCCAACGACGACAGCACGGGACGCAGGGGCTTTCGCGAGATCGACGTCGGTCCTGAGAACCCCACCTTCAGAGCCTTCCTTCCGCTGCCGAACTTCGGCATAGGCTACAATGAAAGCAAGATCATCGAGGTGGCGGAGGTGATCCGGTCGATCGTCGCAGACAAACCAATGTGGCCGACATTCGATACCGGCCACCATATCTGTCAGATCGTCGACGCATGCATGGAATCCTCCCGGCAGAGACGCTGGGTGGATATCCCGCTCAATTGA
- a CDS encoding GMC family oxidoreductase has product MGFDYIITGAGPAGCVLASRLSEDPDVKVLLLEAGGGDWNPLFHMPAGFAKMTKGVASWGWETVPQKHMKGRVLRYTQAKIIGGGSSINAQLYTRGNAADYDLWASEDGCEGWDYRSILPYFKRAEDNQRFADDYHAYGGPLGVSMPAAPLPICDAYIRAGQELGIPYNHDFNGRQQAGVGFYQLTQRNRRRSSASFAYLSPIRNRKNLTIRTGARVARIVLEAGRAVGVEIANAHGPDVVRAEREVLVSSGAIGSPKLLLQSGIGPADHLTSVGVKPLHDLPGVGGNLQDHLDLFVIAECTGDHTYDGVAKLHRTIWAGIQYVLFRTGPVASSLFETGGFWYADPDARSPDIQFHLGLGSGIEAGVERLKNAGVTLNSAYLHPRSRGTVRLSSADPAAAPLIDPNYWSDPHDRKMSLEGLKIAREIMQQAALKPYVMAERLPGPKVLTDEQLFDYGCANAKTDHHPVGTCKMGTGSDAVVGLDLKVHGLEGLRVCDSSVMPRVPSCNTNAPTIMVGEKGSDLIRGLPALPSAIFAYERNDTRPRARAEIR; this is encoded by the coding sequence ATGGGATTCGATTATATCATCACCGGTGCCGGTCCTGCCGGCTGCGTACTTGCAAGCCGCCTCAGCGAGGATCCCGATGTCAAGGTACTGCTGCTGGAGGCGGGCGGAGGCGACTGGAATCCTCTTTTCCACATGCCCGCCGGCTTCGCCAAGATGACCAAGGGCGTCGCCAGCTGGGGATGGGAAACCGTTCCCCAGAAGCACATGAAGGGCAGGGTGCTTCGCTACACGCAGGCAAAGATCATCGGCGGCGGCTCGTCGATCAATGCGCAGCTCTACACCCGCGGAAACGCGGCCGATTATGATCTCTGGGCCAGTGAAGACGGCTGCGAGGGCTGGGACTATCGTTCGATCCTGCCCTATTTCAAACGTGCGGAGGACAATCAACGTTTCGCCGACGACTACCACGCCTATGGCGGTCCGCTGGGTGTCTCGATGCCGGCTGCACCGCTGCCGATCTGCGACGCCTATATCCGCGCGGGGCAGGAGCTCGGCATACCCTACAATCACGACTTCAACGGCCGCCAGCAGGCCGGCGTCGGATTTTACCAGCTCACCCAGCGCAACCGCCGCCGGTCATCGGCGTCGTTTGCTTATCTCTCGCCGATCAGGAACCGGAAGAATCTGACGATCCGGACGGGCGCTCGTGTCGCGCGCATCGTGCTGGAGGCAGGCCGCGCGGTGGGCGTCGAGATCGCGAACGCACACGGTCCGGACGTCGTGCGCGCTGAACGAGAAGTCCTGGTCTCGTCAGGCGCGATCGGGTCGCCGAAGCTCCTGTTGCAGTCCGGCATAGGGCCGGCCGATCATTTGACCTCGGTCGGCGTGAAGCCCCTCCATGATCTGCCCGGCGTCGGCGGCAATCTTCAGGACCATCTCGATCTCTTCGTTATCGCCGAATGCACCGGCGATCACACCTACGACGGGGTCGCCAAGCTCCACCGGACAATTTGGGCCGGAATTCAATATGTTCTCTTCCGTACCGGTCCTGTCGCCTCGTCGCTCTTCGAGACCGGCGGCTTTTGGTATGCCGATCCCGACGCACGGTCTCCCGATATCCAGTTCCACCTCGGCCTGGGTTCCGGCATCGAAGCAGGCGTGGAGCGGCTCAAGAATGCCGGGGTCACGCTCAATTCGGCCTATCTGCATCCGCGCTCGCGGGGGACGGTGCGTCTCTCATCCGCCGATCCCGCCGCGGCTCCCTTGATCGATCCCAACTACTGGTCCGATCCTCACGACAGGAAGATGTCGCTGGAGGGGCTCAAGATCGCCCGCGAAATCATGCAGCAGGCGGCGCTGAAACCCTATGTCATGGCCGAAAGGCTGCCGGGACCGAAGGTCCTTACCGACGAGCAGCTTTTCGACTATGGCTGCGCCAACGCCAAGACCGACCATCATCCGGTCGGCACCTGCAAGATGGGAACCGGGTCTGACGCTGTTGTCGGGCTCGATCTCAAGGTCCACGGCCTGGAAGGCCTGAGGGTGTGCGATTCTTCCGTCATGCCGCGCGTGCCGTCATGCAACACCAACGCGCCGACGATCATGGTTGGTGAAAAAGGATCGGACCTCATCCGGGGCCTGCCTGCCCTACCGTCGGCGATCTTCGCCTATGAACGCAATGATACCAGGCCGCGGGCCCGCGCCGAGATCCGCTAA
- a CDS encoding FAD-dependent oxidoreductase produces MTIDVPQEILDALTDVDMPRLPPEAPASGAARLAGFGVPIYRAGCVVVGSGAAGLRAAVEMKRRGVDVVLITQSAWGGTSACSGSDKQTLHTANTADQGDNYRAMARAIGSGGAMDEDTAYVEAVGSSRMMASLQFLGLPLPQDPLGGTLRYQTDHDEVGRATSCGPRTSRLMVKVLAEEAIRLGVPFYNQTTAVKILTQGEGAERNVAGMLVMRAGDRTQENPLGIGLFVSDVIVLAAGGPGELYRDSVYPNGCFGSLGLALEAGIELVNLTESQFGIGTRREGFPWNLSGTYVQAIPHIYSLDGEGAEHHFLAGYYRSTQELASNIFRKGYQWPFHATRMLDFGSSLIDLAIYRETAAGRRVFMDFNRNPPPVRGDLPFSLVRLDEDVRLYLGKAGADQEMPIDRLKHMNPLAIELYRRYKIDIAAEPLEFAVNNQHMNGGIMVDTWGRSNLAGCYAVGEAAGTHGVTRPGGAALNAGQVFGTRVAEHIGASGRCKRAVPGGIPGAAEAGIADLLAALRAESPLSVKAIRSAVQARMSEKAGIICDQESVGRALIEAHKLNAEIRVSGVAYGHPAEAVRGVQWRHMALASAAVLSALDFFIRNGGGSRGARAICDADGESLPLARSGPLQEYRFRTERESHRNEQIVVRIEADEIKLSTRPNRNLDESAKSFFERDWPDWLTGRIYDLGAENETMP; encoded by the coding sequence ATGACCATAGACGTTCCGCAGGAAATTCTTGACGCATTGACCGATGTCGATATGCCGCGGCTTCCGCCGGAGGCTCCTGCTTCCGGAGCAGCCCGCCTCGCTGGTTTCGGCGTGCCTATCTACCGGGCCGGCTGCGTCGTCGTCGGATCCGGTGCTGCAGGTCTGCGTGCGGCGGTGGAAATGAAGCGGCGCGGCGTCGATGTCGTCCTCATCACTCAAAGTGCATGGGGGGGAACCTCGGCCTGCTCCGGCTCCGATAAGCAAACCCTTCACACCGCAAATACGGCCGATCAGGGCGATAATTACAGGGCGATGGCCCGCGCCATCGGCAGCGGCGGCGCCATGGACGAGGACACCGCCTATGTCGAGGCGGTGGGCTCATCGCGGATGATGGCGTCGCTGCAGTTCCTGGGGCTGCCGCTGCCCCAGGATCCGCTTGGCGGAACGCTGAGATATCAGACCGATCATGACGAGGTCGGCCGCGCCACCAGCTGCGGCCCGCGCACCTCACGGCTGATGGTCAAGGTGCTGGCGGAGGAGGCGATCCGACTGGGCGTGCCGTTCTACAACCAGACCACTGCGGTCAAAATCCTCACCCAGGGCGAGGGGGCTGAGCGTAACGTCGCCGGCATGCTCGTCATGCGCGCCGGCGACCGTACGCAGGAGAACCCGCTCGGCATCGGCTTGTTCGTGAGTGACGTGATCGTGCTCGCCGCCGGCGGCCCGGGCGAACTCTATCGCGACAGCGTTTATCCCAATGGCTGCTTCGGTTCCCTTGGACTGGCGCTGGAGGCAGGCATCGAGCTCGTCAACCTGACCGAAAGCCAGTTCGGCATCGGAACGCGCAGGGAGGGATTCCCGTGGAATCTGTCCGGCACTTACGTCCAGGCGATCCCGCACATCTATTCGCTCGACGGCGAAGGCGCCGAACACCATTTCCTGGCGGGATATTATCGAAGCACCCAGGAGCTGGCGTCAAACATCTTCCGCAAGGGCTATCAATGGCCCTTCCATGCCACCCGCATGCTTGATTTCGGATCGAGCCTGATCGATCTCGCCATTTACCGTGAGACCGCAGCGGGTCGGCGCGTCTTTATGGACTTCAATCGCAATCCTCCGCCCGTTCGCGGCGACTTGCCATTCAGCCTGGTGAGGCTGGATGAGGACGTTCGCCTCTATCTCGGCAAGGCTGGCGCCGATCAGGAAATGCCGATCGATCGATTGAAGCATATGAACCCGCTCGCGATCGAGCTCTATCGCCGCTACAAGATCGATATTGCCGCAGAGCCGCTCGAGTTCGCAGTCAACAATCAGCATATGAACGGCGGCATCATGGTCGACACCTGGGGCCGCAGCAATCTTGCAGGCTGTTACGCGGTCGGCGAAGCGGCGGGCACACATGGAGTAACGCGGCCCGGTGGAGCGGCACTCAACGCCGGACAGGTCTTCGGCACCAGGGTGGCAGAACACATCGGCGCCAGCGGCAGGTGCAAACGGGCCGTGCCGGGTGGCATACCAGGCGCCGCAGAAGCGGGCATCGCCGATCTCCTTGCCGCCCTGCGAGCCGAAAGCCCGCTCAGCGTCAAAGCCATCCGCTCGGCAGTACAGGCGCGCATGAGCGAGAAAGCCGGCATCATCTGCGATCAGGAGAGCGTCGGCCGGGCCTTGATCGAGGCGCATAAACTGAATGCCGAAATTCGCGTCAGTGGCGTCGCCTACGGTCACCCGGCGGAAGCGGTCCGAGGGGTGCAATGGCGGCACATGGCGCTCGCCTCCGCAGCCGTTCTCAGCGCCCTCGATTTCTTCATTCGCAATGGCGGCGGCAGCCGCGGGGCACGAGCGATCTGCGATGCGGACGGCGAATCCCTTCCGCTGGCGAGATCTGGTCCCTTGCAGGAATATCGCTTCCGGACGGAGCGCGAGTCCCATCGCAACGAGCAGATCGTCGTTCGCATCGAAGCCGATGAGATCAAGCTTTCAACCCGCCCGAACCGCAATCTGGATGAAAGCGCGAAATCCTTTTTCGAGCGGGACTGGCCCGACTGGCTGACGGGCCGCATCTACGATCTTGGCGCCGAGAATGAGACGATGCCGTAG
- a CDS encoding FAD-dependent oxidoreductase, with translation MSGSPDIVIIGSGVGGATVAAGLAVSGARILVLEAGDHIADLPVNRDQRAIFQRGHFRPKETWYEADGRGFNPGNYYNVGGNSKFYGAVLSRYRKEDFGVIEHREGVSPAWPFPYEELEPWYSQAELMYQVRGSLGEDPTEPHHSVTYAFPPVPDEAPIAEVRARLKAKGLHPFSLPLGLDLDTWLSKARTPWDAHPNSRDGKMDAETAALAVALKHENVRLETNARVIRLDTGAGSRIDRITYVKDGQTLTVSPRIVILSAGAVQSSVLLLRSKNDRFPRGLANSSDQVGRNFMNHNASAVIAVSPRFRNTAVYQKTFALNDFYLSDGEGGPPLGNVQLLGRISEKVLKGSLPQAPEWLLRFMTDHAIDFYAMSEDVPNPESRVMVDGDRIVLKWQRTNWDAHLALVAKLKAILRSIGFPIVLSRPFDKRTPSHQCGTIRIGNDPATAPLDPYCRSYDHGNLFVVDAGFLPTSAAVNPALTVASQALRVAHHIASTDLQTQAGPSVHVGFK, from the coding sequence ATGAGCGGTTCACCAGACATCGTTATCATCGGCTCGGGCGTCGGCGGCGCCACCGTCGCTGCCGGCCTTGCTGTATCAGGTGCGCGGATATTGGTCCTCGAAGCCGGCGACCATATCGCCGATCTGCCTGTCAATCGCGACCAGCGCGCCATCTTCCAGCGTGGACATTTCCGGCCGAAGGAAACTTGGTACGAGGCGGACGGCAGGGGCTTCAACCCCGGCAACTATTACAATGTCGGCGGCAATTCGAAGTTCTACGGCGCCGTCTTGTCGCGCTATCGCAAAGAAGATTTCGGGGTCATCGAACATCGGGAAGGCGTTTCGCCGGCCTGGCCCTTTCCGTATGAAGAGCTGGAGCCATGGTATTCGCAGGCGGAGCTTATGTATCAGGTCCGCGGCAGTCTTGGCGAAGATCCGACCGAACCGCATCACTCGGTTACCTACGCATTCCCGCCCGTGCCCGACGAGGCACCGATCGCCGAAGTCAGGGCACGCCTGAAGGCGAAAGGACTGCACCCCTTTTCGCTGCCGCTCGGCCTGGATCTCGATACCTGGCTTTCCAAGGCGCGCACGCCCTGGGATGCACATCCGAATTCGCGGGATGGCAAGATGGATGCCGAGACCGCAGCGCTCGCGGTGGCGCTGAAACACGAAAACGTGCGGCTTGAGACAAATGCACGGGTGATACGGCTCGACACGGGGGCGGGGAGCCGGATCGACCGGATCACCTACGTTAAGGACGGACAGACGCTGACCGTCTCGCCCAGGATCGTCATCCTCTCCGCCGGTGCGGTGCAGTCATCCGTGCTTTTGCTGCGTTCGAAAAACGACCGCTTCCCGAGGGGGCTCGCCAACTCTTCCGATCAGGTGGGCCGCAACTTCATGAACCACAACGCCTCGGCTGTGATAGCGGTCTCGCCGCGCTTCAGGAACACCGCCGTCTACCAGAAGACCTTCGCCCTCAACGACTTCTATCTCTCGGACGGGGAGGGCGGACCGCCGCTCGGCAATGTGCAGTTGCTGGGGCGGATTTCCGAAAAGGTCCTCAAGGGCTCTCTGCCGCAGGCGCCGGAATGGCTTCTGCGTTTCATGACGGACCATGCCATCGACTTCTATGCGATGAGCGAGGACGTTCCGAATCCCGAAAGCCGCGTGATGGTCGATGGCGATCGGATCGTCCTCAAATGGCAGAGGACCAATTGGGACGCGCATCTTGCGCTTGTCGCCAAGCTCAAGGCGATCTTGCGGTCGATCGGTTTTCCGATCGTGCTGTCCAGACCCTTCGACAAACGCACGCCGTCCCATCAATGCGGAACGATCCGCATTGGAAACGACCCGGCAACGGCGCCACTGGATCCATACTGCCGGTCCTACGATCACGGCAATCTTTTCGTCGTCGACGCCGGTTTTCTGCCCACATCGGCTGCGGTCAATCCCGCGCTTACCGTCGCCAGCCAAGCGCTCAGAGTTGCCCACCACATCGCGTCGACGGATTTGCAGACACAGGCAGGTCCATCGGTGCACGTCGGCTTCAAATAG
- a CDS encoding ABC transporter substrate-binding protein codes for MNRFLTTTAVIALSLAGAHVSARAADVKEVQMLHWWTSGGEAAALNVLKQDLSKEGFAWKDVPVAGGGGDAAMTALKAMVAAGTYPTASQMLGYTVLDYAQAGVMGDLTETAKKEGWDKSVPAALQKFSVYDGKWVAAPVNVHSVNWLWINKAVMDKIGGSQPKTFDDLIALLDKAKAAGVIPLALGGQNWQEATMFDSIVLSTGGPEFYKKAFNDLDEEALKSDTMKKSFDNLAKIVKYVDPNFSGRDWNLATAMVIKGDALVQVMGDWAKGEFVAAKKTPDKDFLCYRFPGTEGSVIYNSDMFGMFNVPDDRKAAQVALATATLSKSFQSAFNVVKGSVPARTDVPDTDFDACGKKGIADLKAANEGGTLFGSLAQGYGAPPAIANAYKDVVSKFVHGQIKSSDEAVTQLVQAIDDAR; via the coding sequence ATGAATAGGTTTCTGACCACGACTGCGGTGATCGCATTGTCTCTGGCCGGCGCGCATGTCTCTGCCCGCGCGGCCGACGTGAAGGAAGTTCAGATGCTGCACTGGTGGACGTCAGGCGGCGAGGCAGCGGCTTTGAACGTTCTGAAGCAGGATCTCTCGAAGGAAGGGTTTGCCTGGAAGGACGTGCCGGTTGCCGGCGGCGGCGGTGATGCGGCGATGACGGCGCTGAAGGCGATGGTGGCAGCCGGTACCTATCCGACGGCCTCGCAGATGCTGGGCTATACCGTGCTCGATTATGCCCAGGCCGGCGTCATGGGCGACCTGACCGAGACGGCGAAGAAGGAAGGCTGGGACAAGTCGGTGCCGGCAGCCCTGCAGAAGTTCTCCGTTTATGACGGCAAGTGGGTCGCAGCCCCGGTCAACGTCCACTCGGTCAACTGGCTGTGGATCAACAAGGCTGTCATGGACAAGATCGGCGGCAGCCAGCCGAAGACCTTCGACGACCTGATCGCGCTGCTCGACAAGGCGAAGGCTGCCGGCGTCATTCCCTTGGCGCTCGGTGGCCAGAACTGGCAGGAAGCGACGATGTTCGATTCGATCGTGCTGTCGACCGGCGGGCCGGAGTTCTACAAGAAGGCCTTCAACGACCTCGACGAGGAAGCGCTGAAGTCGGACACGATGAAGAAGTCCTTCGACAACCTGGCGAAGATCGTCAAATACGTCGATCCGAACTTCTCCGGCCGCGACTGGAACCTGGCGACCGCCATGGTCATCAAGGGTGATGCGCTGGTGCAGGTGATGGGCGACTGGGCCAAGGGCGAATTCGTTGCCGCCAAGAAGACCCCGGACAAGGACTTCCTCTGCTACCGCTTCCCCGGCACCGAAGGCAGCGTCATCTACAACTCCGACATGTTCGGCATGTTCAACGTTCCTGACGACCGCAAGGCCGCCCAGGTGGCACTGGCAACGGCGACGCTGTCGAAGAGCTTCCAGTCGGCCTTCAACGTCGTCAAGGGCTCGGTGCCGGCTCGTACCGACGTTCCCGACACCGACTTCGACGCTTGCGGCAAGAAGGGCATTGCCGACCTGAAGGCCGCCAATGAGGGCGGCACGCTGTTCGGTTCGCTCGCTCAGGGCTATGGCGCCCCTCCGGCGATCGCCAATGCCTATAAGGACGTCGTCTCGAAGTTCGTCCACGGCCAGATCAAGAGCTCGGACGAAGCTGTCACCCAGCTCGTCCAGGCGATCGACGACGCCCGCTGA
- a CDS encoding carbohydrate ABC transporter permease, translating into MSSLSSSIGTSSSATAAEGVERGNSARLIGRIVIYGLLVIFAILYLMPLFVMLTTSFKTMDEIQGGNMLALPEAPTFDPWVKAWGEACVGLTCAGIKGYFWNSIKMVVPAVAISTIMGALNGYILTKWRFPGHTLVFGLMLFACFIPFQSVLLPMATILGSLGRFGVTLQNATGWNFGFGNSTVNLVFVHVVYGLGFTTLFFRNFYEAFPTELVRAAQVDGASFFQIFRRIMLPNSLPIIVVTVIYQFTNIWNDFLFASAYAGTGDSMPMTVALNNVVNTSTGVVEYNVNMAAAMIAAVPTLIVYILAGRYFVRGLMAGAVKG; encoded by the coding sequence ATGAGCAGCCTCAGCTCTTCCATCGGCACCTCCTCATCGGCAACGGCCGCCGAAGGAGTGGAGCGTGGCAACAGCGCCCGCTTAATCGGCCGCATCGTCATCTACGGCCTGCTGGTGATCTTCGCCATCCTCTATCTGATGCCGCTCTTCGTCATGCTCACCACCTCGTTCAAGACGATGGACGAGATCCAGGGCGGCAACATGCTGGCGCTGCCTGAGGCGCCGACCTTCGATCCCTGGGTCAAGGCCTGGGGCGAGGCCTGCGTCGGGCTGACCTGCGCCGGCATCAAGGGCTACTTCTGGAACTCGATCAAGATGGTGGTGCCGGCAGTGGCGATCTCCACCATCATGGGAGCGCTCAACGGCTATATCCTGACCAAATGGCGCTTCCCCGGCCATACGCTGGTGTTCGGGCTGATGCTGTTTGCCTGCTTCATCCCGTTCCAGTCGGTGCTCTTGCCGATGGCCACCATCCTCGGCTCGCTCGGCCGCTTCGGCGTCACCCTGCAGAACGCGACGGGCTGGAACTTCGGCTTCGGCAATTCGACGGTCAATCTGGTCTTCGTCCATGTCGTCTACGGCTTGGGCTTCACCACGCTGTTCTTCCGCAATTTCTACGAGGCCTTTCCGACCGAGCTGGTGCGCGCCGCCCAGGTCGACGGCGCCAGCTTCTTCCAGATCTTCCGCCGCATCATGCTGCCGAACTCGCTGCCGATCATCGTCGTCACGGTGATCTACCAGTTCACCAATATCTGGAACGACTTCCTGTTTGCCTCGGCTTACGCCGGCACCGGCGACTCCATGCCGATGACGGTGGCGCTCAACAATGTCGTCAACACCTCGACCGGGGTGGTCGAATACAATGTCAACATGGCGGCGGCAATGATCGCGGCCGTTCCGACGCTCATCGTCTATATCCTCGCCGGCCGCTACTTCGTGCGTGGCCTGATGGCGGGCGCAGTCAAAGGGTAA